A genomic window from Triticum urartu cultivar G1812 chromosome 7, Tu2.1, whole genome shotgun sequence includes:
- the LOC125519855 gene encoding glyceraldehyde-3-phosphate dehydrogenase 1, cytosolic — protein MGKIKIGINGFGRIGRLVARVALQSDDVELVAVNDPFITTEYMTYMFKYDTVHGHWKHSDIKLKDDKTLLFGEKPVTVFGVRNPEEIPWGEAGADYVVESTGVFTDKDKAAAHLKGGAKKVVISAPSKDAPMFVVGVNEDKYTSDVNIVSNASCTTNCLAPLAKIINDNFGIIEGLMTTVHAITATQKTVDGPSSKDWRGGRAASFNIIPSSTGAAKAVGKVLPELNGKLTGMSFRVPTVDVSVVDLTVRTEKAASYDDIKKAIKAASEGKLKGIMGYVEEDLVSTDFVGDSRSSIFDAKAGIALNDHFVKLVSWYDNEWGYSNRVVDLIRHMAKTQ, from the exons ATGG GCAAGATTAAGATCGGAATCAACG GTTTCGGAAGGATCGGGAGGCTCGTCGCCAGGGTCGCCCTCCAGAGCGACGATGTCGAGCTCGTCGCCGTCAACGACCCATTTATCACCACCGAGTACATG ACCTACATGTTCAAGTACGACACCGTTCACGGCCACTGGAAGCACAGTGACATCAAGCTCAAGGACGACAAGACGCTGCTCTTTGGCGAGAAGCCAGTTACCGTCTTCGGCGTCAG GAACCCTGAGGAGATCCCGTGGGGTGAGGCTGGTGCCGATTACGTTGTGGAGTCCACCGGTGTCTTCACTGACAAGGACAAGGCCGCTGCTCACTTGAAG GGTGGTGCCAAGAAGGTGGTCATCTCTGCCCCAAGCAAAGATGCCCCTATGTTTGTGGTTGGTGTCAATGAGGACAAGTACACCTCAGACGTTAACATTGTCTCAAATGCTAGCTGCACCACTAACTGCCTTGCTCCCCTAGCAAAG ATCATTAATGACAACTTCGGTATTATTGAGGGTTTGATGACCACTGTTCATGCCATCACTG CCACACAGAAGACCGTTGATGGTCCCTCGAGCAAGGACTGGAGAGGTGGCAGGGCCGCAAGCTTTAACATCATTCCCAGCAGCACTGGTGCTGCCAAG GCTGTTGGCAAGGTTCTTCCTGAGCTGAATGGCAAGCTTACCGGTATGTCTTTCCGGGTTCCCACTGTGGATGTGTCAGTTGTTGATCTCACTGTTAGAACCGAGAAGGCTGCATCATACGATGACATCAAGAAGGCTATCAA gGCTGCATCTGAGGGAAAACTCAAGGGGATCATGGGTTATGTCGAGGAAGATTTGGTCTCCACTGACTTTGTCGGTGACAGCAG GTCGAGCATCTTTGATGCCAAGGCTGGAATTGCTCTGAACGACCATTTCGTCAAGCTCGTCTCGTGGTACGACAACGAGTGGGGTTACAG CAACCGCGTTGTCGATCTGATCCGCCACATGGCCAAGACTCAGTAG